From Gemmatimonadota bacterium, a single genomic window includes:
- a CDS encoding GWxTD domain-containing protein translates to MKKCVRFFAIRLIPIYLVLIASGAKAEQPFITLMTRSDSLILAADVRIEMDSARHAIDLLQEAVHLDPELAEGYARLGTAYLESRERKKQWKKARQAFEKALNLNPDLAEAHDGLGQIALYQKEDIHGAKTHFEKAIALAPESQKIRYHLDLVRLLQEDRSLKRASERALERDSTDVAACKIMAKHHEKKDEWGRVINLYERSVRQAPEDLDVAYQLGVIYAMNGRFAELRDLLVYLSNTVETRRFLPLIAQVFLHEGDGERAVRIFRNYITLLDAAEAALYRDISLLASIPELESYARVTSAIEREAFLRRFWIRHDLSRVSGGFLRQAEHYRRIWHARTHFSKAIYPWDRRGEVYIRYGEPDYRSTSDRLNADMPAKAQRIKERMAVDLYGPDAVGEFFTGPVYPVRSNRAFSVKAPDPQDLGLTSDEIQLIFLLEDALDDERTELSERVQAADAGEGDQVNRIVDQEQTLAALGDVNTGDLSFSPSRVRRERFVEQAMGLFMPVTNREDASIVPWESWVYTMVAEGLEVTFTDEYFQGNFEFAPVPTHVPNELKERYVEVRDLTDFLFHSPELVVNKMAGRIPDFHDFARGAQPLDFWYRTASFKGKNGSTRLEIYSGIPPDSLLKKQEGTWVMRSAALTDPVVDQTYRDERKFFLDETFLQTSVDTSRGWQNLVLDIAAIEAPPGTYELGLRVREAETRRFQIYQQQIILEDYSRADLNLSDIELAWSISDETPSEGVFVKQGLNIMPMSVWAFPEKHPAFLYFEIYHLSRDEFGQTHYRVTYDIQSKDQKSRGARVLAGLGRLLGKEEGEQGVSVTYDQTGNTTDGLSYVELNLDGAGKGDHEVQVTVEDLVSGVQVRKKTTFGIR, encoded by the coding sequence ATGAAAAAATGCGTTCGGTTTTTTGCAATTCGACTGATTCCCATATACCTCGTCCTGATTGCAAGCGGGGCAAAGGCAGAACAGCCCTTCATAACCCTGATGACCCGGTCGGATTCTCTGATACTGGCTGCTGATGTGCGGATTGAGATGGACAGTGCGCGACACGCAATAGACCTGTTGCAGGAAGCTGTACACCTGGACCCGGAATTGGCCGAAGGCTACGCCCGCCTGGGCACGGCATATCTGGAATCCCGCGAGCGAAAAAAGCAATGGAAAAAAGCCAGGCAGGCATTTGAAAAGGCACTGAACTTAAATCCAGATCTCGCAGAAGCGCACGACGGACTGGGGCAGATCGCGCTCTACCAGAAGGAAGATATCCACGGAGCCAAAACGCATTTTGAAAAAGCCATCGCTCTCGCCCCCGAATCGCAAAAAATACGCTATCACCTCGACCTCGTGCGACTCCTGCAAGAGGATCGGTCTTTGAAACGGGCATCCGAACGGGCACTTGAGCGCGACTCGACGGATGTCGCAGCCTGCAAAATCATGGCGAAACACCATGAAAAAAAGGATGAGTGGGGCCGGGTAATCAACCTGTACGAGCGCAGTGTGCGACAGGCCCCCGAAGACCTGGATGTCGCCTATCAGTTGGGCGTAATTTACGCCATGAACGGACGCTTTGCCGAGTTGCGAGACCTGCTGGTCTATTTGAGCAATACAGTCGAAACGCGCCGTTTTTTGCCCCTGATAGCCCAGGTCTTTCTCCATGAAGGCGATGGCGAACGGGCCGTACGCATCTTTCGCAACTACATCACCCTTCTCGATGCCGCAGAGGCGGCACTCTACCGGGACATCTCCCTTCTGGCCTCCATACCCGAACTGGAATCCTATGCCAGAGTCACATCGGCTATAGAGCGCGAAGCCTTTCTGCGCCGCTTCTGGATTCGGCACGACCTATCGCGCGTATCCGGTGGATTCTTGCGCCAGGCTGAGCACTACCGCCGGATCTGGCACGCGCGCACGCACTTTTCAAAAGCGATATATCCCTGGGATCGCCGAGGCGAAGTGTACATCCGCTACGGCGAACCCGATTATCGCTCAACATCCGACCGTCTAAATGCCGACATGCCAGCTAAAGCACAGCGCATCAAAGAGCGAATGGCCGTAGATCTCTACGGACCGGACGCCGTGGGCGAATTTTTCACAGGACCGGTATATCCCGTTCGGAGCAACCGCGCTTTCAGCGTCAAAGCACCCGATCCCCAGGACCTGGGCTTAACCTCGGACGAGATCCAACTCATATTTTTGCTGGAAGACGCCCTGGATGACGAGCGCACCGAATTGTCGGAACGGGTGCAGGCTGCAGACGCGGGTGAGGGCGACCAGGTGAACCGAATTGTGGATCAAGAACAAACCCTGGCCGCACTGGGCGATGTGAACACGGGCGATTTGAGCTTTTCGCCGTCGCGGGTGCGCCGGGAGCGGTTTGTCGAACAGGCGATGGGCCTGTTTATGCCCGTAACCAACCGCGAAGACGCCAGCATTGTACCCTGGGAGTCCTGGGTATATACCATGGTCGCTGAGGGCCTGGAGGTCACATTTACCGACGAATACTTTCAGGGCAATTTCGAGTTCGCGCCCGTACCCACGCATGTACCCAACGAATTAAAAGAGCGCTATGTCGAGGTGCGGGACCTCACGGATTTTCTTTTCCATTCTCCAGAACTGGTCGTAAACAAAATGGCCGGACGGATACCCGACTTTCACGACTTTGCCCGGGGTGCTCAGCCCCTGGATTTCTGGTACCGCACGGCCAGCTTTAAGGGAAAAAACGGCAGTACGCGCCTGGAAATCTACAGCGGCATTCCACCGGATTCGCTGCTCAAAAAACAGGAGGGCACATGGGTCATGCGCAGTGCCGCACTAACAGATCCCGTAGTAGATCAAACCTACCGGGACGAGCGGAAATTTTTCCTCGATGAAACCTTTTTACAAACCTCAGTCGATACATCGCGGGGATGGCAAAATCTGGTACTGGATATAGCCGCCATAGAAGCACCGCCGGGAACCTATGAACTCGGCCTGCGGGTCCGGGAGGCGGAAACGCGGCGGTTTCAGATTTACCAACAACAGATAATATTGGAAGACTATTCCAGAGCCGACTTGAACTTGAGCGACATCGAGTTGGCCTGGTCAATCTCAGATGAGACACCATCAGAAGGTGTTTTTGTCAAACAGGGATTGAACATAATGCCCATGTCGGTATGGGCATTCCCGGAAAAACATCCGGCCTTTCTCTATTTTGAAATCTATCACCTGAGCAGAGATGAATTTGGACAAACGCATTACCGCGTGACCTATGACATCCAATCCAAAGATCAGAAGAGCCGGGGCGCCCGAGTCCTCGCCGGACTGGGTCGTCTGCTGGGAAAAGAGGAAGGGGAACAGGGCGTGAGCGTAACCTATGACCAGACCGGAAATACCACAGACGGTCTCTCTTATGTGGAACTAAATCTCGACGGAGCGGGGAAAGGCGACCATGAGGTGCAGGTAACCGTAGAAGATCTGGTAAGCGGCGTGCAGGTGAGGAAAAAAACGACCTTTGGGATTCGATAA
- a CDS encoding tetratricopeptide repeat protein: MSKIGWHIGRIALALNFGIFWTVASVMADPSAADSLYLLGNQALKAGEIDRAKILFEQSLQANKKHAPTHCGLGHVYLTQDQIGKARKAFRNAEKYQRKMPEAYFGMGLVYAREKGQWVRAIDYFCRALAEKPDYVEAQYHIGLTHLNLMNRDAIRAFEQVVEMDPDHPDAYYRLGFMYEYDLLKKEGAIEYYEKQLAVNPAHKDAMWRLGQLYRTLSRTDQAARTLSRLMQTQGTNQRQYMLELAEVYLARKNYEKAETLFETYLAGLSTRERMPYEDISLFVSERETEALKQAKDRQVLLQQFWKRRDPTPITDVNERRVEHFRRVAYAREHFGSAVFPWDRRGEIYVRYGTPSHKSASGDRLRESHPEDWAVKQRLLDRVDWAAEILLSDYAADSDSANVTHRGTGAERAQRQLERQFQRLYNRSSERNQKSEQIRKRAESAMAVGGLGAFLGRPIFPIQDRRAWEYWIYPGLGEGVEIVFRQMPGAPDGVFDYAVLPAEMATKMRHLWGPLIPEQIISQAPREIYVPAFLAEPLYYAAYPATFRGLGDSTRVEIYYGFPASALTREEGDVRINRGAVLYNAKGDPVFKVANRAVFRVDGKTGIIPDVIALDVKPGSYYLAVQAIEERSGRTQVYGMPLRVPSYRHGKLRLSDIEMAASIEQTTGKGHFVKQNLEVIPLATRHYTQRHLVYLYYEIYGLSQDAFGQTDYQISYRLKPRSGQSFGAKVLSGLGKLVGIDQNEEQIAISYDQTGDADNVVNYLALDLSGSEPGEYVIEVAAMDRRDGQKVTKAATFKLETPDEIE; this comes from the coding sequence ATGTCGAAAATAGGCTGGCATATCGGGCGCATTGCACTCGCCCTGAATTTTGGGATATTCTGGACTGTTGCATCAGTCATGGCGGATCCTTCTGCTGCGGATTCTCTCTATCTCCTGGGTAATCAGGCACTCAAAGCAGGAGAAATAGACCGCGCAAAAATTTTGTTTGAGCAATCTCTACAAGCAAACAAAAAACATGCCCCAACCCACTGTGGATTGGGGCATGTGTATCTGACCCAGGATCAGATTGGCAAAGCCCGAAAAGCCTTTCGAAATGCGGAAAAATACCAGCGAAAAATGCCCGAAGCCTACTTTGGCATGGGCCTGGTCTATGCCCGTGAGAAAGGCCAGTGGGTGCGTGCCATTGATTATTTTTGCCGCGCCCTGGCCGAAAAGCCCGACTATGTAGAAGCCCAATACCACATCGGCCTGACGCATCTGAATCTCATGAATCGCGATGCCATCAGAGCTTTCGAACAGGTGGTCGAGATGGACCCAGACCATCCAGATGCGTATTACCGCCTGGGCTTTATGTATGAATACGATCTACTAAAAAAAGAAGGCGCAATAGAATATTACGAAAAACAACTGGCCGTCAATCCCGCACACAAAGACGCCATGTGGCGACTGGGACAACTCTACCGCACCCTATCGCGCACGGATCAGGCCGCCCGCACCCTATCGCGGCTCATGCAGACTCAGGGCACAAACCAGCGGCAATACATGCTGGAACTCGCCGAAGTCTATCTGGCACGAAAAAATTACGAAAAAGCCGAAACCCTCTTCGAAACCTATCTGGCTGGCCTGAGCACCAGAGAGCGGATGCCTTATGAAGATATTTCTCTGTTTGTCTCAGAAAGGGAAACAGAGGCACTTAAGCAGGCAAAGGACAGACAAGTACTTCTGCAGCAATTCTGGAAACGCCGAGACCCCACACCCATTACAGACGTCAACGAGCGGCGGGTCGAACACTTCCGCCGGGTAGCTTATGCGCGGGAGCATTTCGGATCGGCGGTTTTTCCGTGGGATCGACGGGGCGAAATCTATGTGCGCTACGGCACGCCATCCCACAAAAGCGCGTCCGGGGATCGGCTGCGCGAATCCCATCCCGAAGACTGGGCTGTCAAGCAGAGGCTATTAGACCGCGTAGATTGGGCAGCCGAAATACTGCTATCGGACTACGCCGCTGATAGCGACAGTGCCAATGTGACCCACCGCGGAACTGGCGCAGAACGGGCACAACGCCAACTGGAAAGGCAATTCCAGCGGCTGTACAACCGATCATCCGAGCGAAATCAGAAAAGCGAACAGATCCGAAAACGAGCCGAATCCGCGATGGCCGTGGGGGGACTGGGTGCATTCCTGGGACGACCCATCTTCCCAATCCAGGATCGCCGGGCGTGGGAATACTGGATCTATCCCGGATTGGGAGAAGGCGTGGAAATCGTATTTCGTCAGATGCCCGGCGCGCCCGATGGCGTTTTTGATTACGCCGTATTGCCTGCGGAAATGGCGACCAAAATGCGCCACCTGTGGGGACCTCTCATCCCCGAACAAATTATAAGTCAGGCTCCCAGAGAAATCTATGTACCGGCATTTCTCGCCGAACCCCTGTATTACGCGGCCTATCCCGCCACATTTCGAGGACTGGGCGACAGCACGCGCGTGGAAATCTACTACGGATTTCCCGCCTCCGCATTGACGCGAGAGGAAGGGGATGTTCGGATAAACCGGGGAGCCGTTCTCTACAATGCAAAAGGCGACCCGGTATTCAAGGTGGCAAACCGCGCCGTATTTCGGGTAGATGGAAAAACCGGGATCATTCCCGATGTAATCGCACTCGATGTAAAACCTGGATCGTACTACCTCGCCGTGCAAGCCATCGAAGAGCGGTCTGGACGCACGCAGGTCTATGGCATGCCCTTGCGGGTCCCGTCTTATCGGCACGGCAAACTCAGGCTAAGCGATATCGAAATGGCGGCGTCAATTGAACAGACCACCGGAAAAGGACATTTCGTCAAACAAAATTTGGAAGTCATCCCGCTGGCCACGCGGCATTATACACAGCGGCATCTGGTCTATCTTTACTACGAAATTTACGGACTGAGCCAGGATGCATTCGGACAGACGGACTACCAGATATCCTACCGCTTAAAGCCGCGTTCCGGTCAGTCGTTTGGCGCAAAAGTACTCAGTGGCCTGGGAAAACTGGTGGGCATAGACCAGAACGAAGAACAAATTGCGATTTCTTATGACCAGACAGGCGATGCCGACAACGTGGTCAACTATCTGGCACTTGACCTATCTGGTTCCGAGCCGGGAGAATACGTCATTGAGGTCGCTGCAATGGACCGCAGAGACGGGCAAAAAGTGACCAAAGCAGCGACCTTTAAATTGGAAACACCCGACGAGATCGAGTGA